ATTTAGAGTGACTTTCTAGAAGCCAGGCCATGAAGAAGCGTTCCAACTCACGTGGTACGCCGTCGGCCGATGGTGATCACCCACCTGCGTACAAATCAGGAGCAGCCAGTGCTCCTGCCACCCCAACGAAGGAACGGCGTGGCAGCGACAATGGTACCAACAGTGCTGGAGCACAACGCAAACGCAAGGAGGAAATCGCCAAGACCTTTGTCATTGTCAACGAACGTCCTGTGGATGACATTTCACTGGATTTTTTCTACAAGCCCCACACCATCACACTGCTGGCCGTCTCCGTGCTGGCCGTGATGTACACTGCCTTTGTCAGGTAAGGAGCAACCACCGACCCGACGACAATGACCGCGACACTATTGATCTTTCGTTGCATGATGTGTGGCGGACCTTGCTTGTATCGAAAGTGTTTGAGGCAAACGAGTAAATGTCATGCATGCATACACTGCCAAAAGTGTCATTTCAGGCGGCTCAAGGTTCACAAAACTAAAATACGCAcgtatatatagtacatatatagagAGCGAAACAAAACGACGATAAACTACGGCTACATACAGCACAATTCATTGACCCCGCAACCGAAACGTGCGACTATGCTGATAAGGAATGGTCTGTCAGACCAGAGAGCACAGAAATTCGACATCATAGCCAGAGATCAATTCATTTACCCAATGGGCATGCCCATGCTATATCCTTTCAGAAACGAGACGAATGTGGACGATAATCTTTGGGCCGGCCTCCTCTGCATTGTGTTCTTCTTTCTGATCATCTCGGTGCTGGCATTACCCAATGGGCCATTTACGAGGCCGCATCCGGCCTTCTGGAGGATACTGTTTGGCTGTTCGGTGCTGTATCTGCTCTCGCTGCAGTTTCTGATGTTCCAAAACTATCCAACAATACGAAGCATATTCTATTGGATCGATCCCAAACTGAAGAACTTTCACATCGACATGGAAAAGGTAGCAATGGCATATTCGTATGGCTTCTAGTACTGCAGTATGCATGTATGCATTGTATCTCGGTCTTTGTCTATTTCAGGAATACGGTGTCAATTGTACGGACATCAGCTGGGACCGTGTCAAGGGACATTTGGATGTGTTTGCCTGGGGCCACTTTCTAGGCTGGGCCTTCAAGGCCATCCTCATCCGTCACATGGGCATTCTGTGGGCCATATCGGTGATGTGGGAAATCACCGAGATCACCTTTGCCCATCTGCTGCCGAACTTTATCGAATGCTGGTGGGATGCACTCATTCTGGATGTGATTATCTGCAATGGCTTGGGAATTTATGTCGGCCTCTGGATCTGTAAAATGCTCGAAATGCGGGAATACAAGTGGGCCAGCATCAAGGATATATCCACCACAACGGGCAAGATCAAGCGTGCCATGCTGCAGTTTACTCCGGAGAGCTGGACGGCCATTCGCTGGCTGGATCCAAAGTCAACGGCCATGCGATTTGCGGCCGTCATTCAGCTGGTCATCTTCTGGCAGGTTACAGAATTGAATACGTTCTTCTTGAAGCATATCTTCGAGATGCCACCAGATCACTTCATTGTTATTGGACGTCTGATATTCATTGGTCTATTTGTGGCGCCATCGGTCAGGTGAGTTCTTAGTTTCCCAACCCCAAAACCATTTTTATATGGCTGTTCCATCTTTTGCAGGCAATATTATGTATATGTCACTGATACTCGCTGCAAGAGAGTCGGCACCCAGTGTTGGGTTTACGGCGCCATCATGGTCTCCGAGGCCATTCTTTGCATTAAGAATGGCAAGGAGTTGTTTGAGCGCACGCAAGCCATCAACATTGTCCTGTGGCTGTCGATTCAAGTGATCATCTCGGTGGCAtttgtggctgtagctgtttTATGGCAGGTTTGTCGCCTACAATCTGCCATTGTCTGCCATTTCCAgtattataaattattgtttattttctgCAGCAACGCCAGCTGAAAAAGGAAACCTCGTTGCCCACGAAGAGAAAAAACCAAAGTCCTGCCATttcgccatcgccgtcgccgtcaAAAGGTACGTCCAAGTTCAAGCTTAGGCCATCAGACAACATTGGTTAGAATAAGATGAAAATGGGGAATAAACTGAAGATTAACagtgatatatgtatgtacatgtacccTACGCAATCAATTGAGCCTTCGACGGGTAGATAATCTTGAATATATGAACCAATTTTCATTGTTAATACTTCCAATGTTGCTTCTGATTTATAGCTAACATTTTATCTGCACTTTTTGACTTTGTGTTAATTTTTGGCTCTCTTTCAATTGTTTTAATCGCAATTCTCCGTCTTTCTGAACTCATGATTCTCCCTGCcatctctccccctctctctct
The sequence above is a segment of the Drosophila pseudoobscura strain MV-25-SWS-2005 chromosome X, UCI_Dpse_MV25, whole genome shotgun sequence genome. Coding sequences within it:
- the Pss gene encoding phosphatidylserine synthase 1, with product MKKRSNSRGTPSADGDHPPAYKSGAASAPATPTKERRGSDNGTNSAGAQRKRKEEIAKTFVIVNERPVDDISLDFFYKPHTITLLAVSVLAVMYTAFVRNETNVDDNLWAGLLCIVFFFLIISVLALPNGPFTRPHPAFWRILFGCSVLYLLSLQFLMFQNYPTIRSIFYWIDPKLKNFHIDMEKEYGVNCTDISWDRVKGHLDVFAWGHFLGWAFKAILIRHMGILWAISVMWEITEITFAHLLPNFIECWWDALILDVIICNGLGIYVGLWICKMLEMREYKWASIKDISTTTGKIKRAMLQFTPESWTAIRWLDPKSTAMRFAAVIQLVIFWQVTELNTFFLKHIFEMPPDHFIVIGRLIFIGLFVAPSVRQYYVYVTDTRCKRVGTQCWVYGAIMVSEAILCIKNGKELFERTQAINIVLWLSIQVIISVAFVAVAVLWQQRQLKKETSLPTKRKNQSPAISPSPSPSKGNLTPQKEKKVK